A part of Cydia amplana chromosome 24, ilCydAmpl1.1, whole genome shotgun sequence genomic DNA contains:
- the LOC134659098 gene encoding neogenin has translation MMCRTGMCRFGIGNWIFLIASAHLFTYVQGVDELVPDEGVRLTSEPHDAVVEEGDSVVLACAAARGAKIHWRHRADGPPRRDDALSSEDKYRKQLANGSLVIESMSATLAGHYQCVATGSAGSVVSRVALLYLAEVPPLIPGPRSILGTVGAPALLPCGVSAPPRVAVRLQGPAALPERKVYSAARLHSPPPVLKLNVTWLKNGSPVRLEAARVSVTPSGALELDPLRPHDAATYRCRVALSPHKHRTGEEIELRVSTEPPDEEPPRFVATPQPITVIEGASVTFDCAAVGNPKPEITWLNNVGVAIDLNDLDSRFYLVGSGSLRVQAARGLDAGSYTCRAHSRLDSADSATTLTVLTAPRVSLPGGAVVVARTRGDVTLRCDVRGRGATVAWLKDGEPLTPNQHDIALVDGSSLRIQGVLRVDAGMFQCAAGSAAGSAVAALRLVVLPPDDELASLPSPPDVFNSLVPDAGEFLGETSPAFTQPPDYYDYTLTEGLELGRENGSIVSPPRDLRAVIVKHRFVTLSWLEPARKMEEVVGYVVVYRVKGSERERVSRGSATRFEVNVATLQPNTTYVFSARALTLSAISPPTETIEAHTAPEELSFGPPTNVKVEASGPHSLRVKWSPPAQEPQPPHYTVHYTEVETGREQVVTADADETGGSVTLGGLRAAAAYSVSVAGAGGAAADPVLTRTLALAPLAPPVNVSAEPASPTSILVRWEAPPARTHRGPLTGYKVRFRAAGARRKADSLTTPADARRAELRDLDPHTTYQIRVCAINANGSGPFSEWLTAATQARAQDESRVPPQPPPLSTRAGRDWISVWWEEGSEGGSLIRGYRLGWGLGVPDVHGKDLPAATHHHVIRGLESNAEYVISLHASNALGAGPPVYATVRTKAAAEGDDLEEDEEDEEDEEDEEERPPLIPPVGLKVIMLSGSTAVVYWTDPTLPKGQTATDGRRYVVRYAAAGAGQRARSFNATDLNCMLDDLKPFTLYEFAVKLIKGGQESAWSMLVSNTTLEATPASPPRDLRASAAAPAARVVDLAWTPPAKPNGVITGYTIMYAPAGSGSGEWTVQKAEGERARARVERLRARTTYSFKVQAKNSKGVGPFCAPISYTTGIDTGGGGLAGATSAWLWASAGGACAVLALAAALALSLCCRKAPPLSPHTSTYQKSSASAGIKPPDLWIHHDQMELKHLDKSLHSSASKISAGSVDGPSALASSTLTLTRAPAEYEPARHPPPASLDRRHYVPTYVDRRSPSCAGSDETAPLRASPAPRCCNVCAYRRAAMTGMGVGVGVGAGCAASCERRALRPPLGLPHPEQQECFQSTPLLAGVAPLSPQSSLASLHAHGHPAHAHNTLPHTHSLAHPPPAPCGGGTCPLGAACAPVGGTTPAGSDIYACAARERGHYVAYEPLGHYTHRDSMSSEAGGLSGAGASGAGGSLGSAGAGGAGGSLQRRACAGPLHSFADSPHSTPSHGPGSVRETSPYKKSNSSSPGHIPNRLQLGGSVAHCPEELEALTPSRSTERLAREMQNLEGLMKDLSAITQQQFHC, from the exons GTGTCGACGAGCTAGTCCCGGACGAAGGTGTCCGGTTGACATCAGAACCGCATGATGCAGTCGTAGAAGAGGGAGATTCAGTGGTCCTGGCGTGTGCTGCAGCCAGAGGGGCTAAGATACACTGGAGACACCGAGCTGATGGTCCACCGAGGCGAGACGATGCGTTATCCAGCGAGGATAAGTACAG AAAGCAGTTGGCGAACGGGTCTCTAGTGATAGAGAGCATGTCTGCGACGCTGGCGGGGCATTACCAATGTGTAGCCACAGGAAGCGCGGGCAGCGTCGTTTCGAGGGTCGCGCTATTATATTTAGCAG AAGTCCCACCACTCATACCAGGCCCTCGTAGTATCCTAGGCACAGTAGGAGCTCCAGCACTACTCCCCTGTGGTGTCTCCGCACCTCCAAGAGTAGCCGTGAGGCTGCAAGGACCAGCTGCATTACCAGAAAGAAAGGTTTACTCTGCCGCCAGGTTACACAGCCCGCCACCGGTTTTGAAACTTAAT GTAACTTGGCTAAAGAACGGGTCACCAGTACGATTGGAGGCAGCACGTGTGTCAGTGACCCCCAGCGGAGCGTTAGAGCTAGATCCTCTGCGACCTCATGACGCGGCTACCTACCGGTGTCGGGTGGCTCTGTCACCGCATAAGCATAG GACGGGCGAAGAGATCGAGCTGCGCGTGAGCACGGAGCCACCAGATGAGGAGCCCCCACGTTTTGTAGCCACGCCTCAACCAATCACGGTCATCGAAG GAGCATCGGTGACATTTGACTGTGCGGCGGTGGGCAACCCCAAGCCGGAGATCACGTGGCTCAACAACGTAGGAGTCGCTATCGACCTCAA TGACCTGGATTCACGTTTCTACCTTGTGGGTTCCGGGTCTCTGCGGGTGCAGGCCGCTCGAGGTCTGGACGCGGGTAGTTACACATGCCGAGCCCATTCGCGGCTGGACTCTGCTGATAGCGCTACCACGTTGACAGTGCTG ACGGCGCCCCGCGTGTCACTCCCCGGCGGGGCTGTAGTGGTCGCGCGCACGCGCGGGGACGTCACGTTGCGGTGCGACGTCCGCGGGCGAGGGGCTACTGTGGCGTGGCTTAAAGACGGCGAGCCGCTAACACCCAACCAACACGATATTGCACTGGTGGATGG GTCATCATTACGCATCCAAGGCGTGCTGCGCGTGGACGCGGGCATGTTTCAGTGCGCCGCCGGTAGCGCGGCCGGCAGCGCCGTCGCCGCGCTGCGACTCGTCGTGCTGCCGCCCGATGACG AGCTGGCCTCCCTCCCCTCCCCCCCCGACGTGTTCAACTCGCTGGTGCCCGACGCGGGGGAGTTCCTCGGCGAGACCTCCCCCGCGTTCACGCAGCCCCCGGACTATTATGATTACACGCTCACCGAAGGTCTGGAGCTGGGACGAGAGAATGGCAGCATCGTGAGCCCGCCCAGGGACCTCAG GGCGGTGATCGTGAAGCACCGCTTCGTGACGCTGAGCTGGTTGGAACCGGCGAGGAAGATGGAAGAGGTGGTGGGATATGTGGTGGTGTACCGGGTCAAGGGGAGCGAGAG GGAGCGAGTGTCACGAGGGAGCGCAACGCGGTTCGAGGTGAACGTCGCGACTCTGCAACCCAACACTACGTACGTGTTCAGCGCGCGCGCACTCACGCTTAGCGCCATCTCGCCGCCAACGGAG ACGATCGAAGCCCACACGGCGCCTGAAGAGCTAAGCTTCGGTCCCCCCACCAACGTGAAAGTGGAAGCCTCCGGCCCCCACAGCCTCCGTGTGAAGTGGTCACCTCCAGCGCAAGAGCCACAGCCACCACACTACACCGTGCACTACACGGAG GTGGAAACGGGTCGCGAGCAAGTAGTAACAGCAGACGCGGACGAGACGGGAGGCTCCGTGACGCTGGGCgggctccgcgccgccgccgcgtacTCCGTGTCCGtggcgggcgcgggcggcgccgcAGCCGACCCGGTCCTCACGAGGACGTTAGCGCTAGCGCCTTTAGCGCCGCCTGTCAATGTCAGCGCTGAGCCAGCTTCACCCACT TCGATCCTGGTTCGTTGGGAAGCTCCCCCCGCGCGCACGCACCGCGGCCCCCTCACCGGGTACAAGGTTCGGTTCCGGGCCGCCGGCGCGAGGAGGAAGGCCGACTCTCTCACTACACCCGCTGACGCCAGGCGGGCCGAGTTGAGAGATCTCGACCCTCACACCACATATCAG ATCCGTGTGTGCGCCATCAACGCAAACGGGTCAGGTCCCTTCAGCGAGTGGCTCACGGCGGCCACACAGGCGCGAGCACAAGATGAGTCCAGGGTGCCGCCACAACCGCCACCACTCAGCA CTCGCGCCGGCCGCGACTGGATCTCAGTATGGTGGGAGGAAGGTTCTGAAGGAGGGTCCCTGATCCGCGGGTACCGGCTCGGCTGGGGGCTCGGGGTGCCCGACGTGCACGGGAAGGATCTACCCGCCGCTACGCATCATCATGTCATCAGAGGATTAG AATCTAACGCGGAGTACGTGATATCCCTACACGCATCGAACGCACTAGGCGCGGGGCCTCCAGTGTACGCTACTGTGCGAACGAAGGCAGCAGCTGAAGGCGATGATCTCGAGGAGGATGAGGAGGACGAGGAGGATGAAGAGGACGAGGAGGAACGACCTCCGTTAATACCGCCAGTCGGACTTAAG GTGATAATGCTGAGCGGCAGCACGGCTGTGGTGTACTGGACCGACCCCACGCTACCTAAAGGGCAG ACGGCAACAGACGGGCGCCGCTACGTGGTGCGCTACGCGGCCGCCGGCGCGGGGCAGCGCGCGCGCAGCTTCAACGCCACCGACCTCAACTGCATGCTCGATGACCTCAAGCCTTTCACACTTTACGAGTTCGCTGTCAAACTTATAAAAG GTGGTCAAGAATCAGCGTGGTCGATGCTGGTGTCCAACACGACACTAGAGGCCACGCCGGCGTCGCCGCCGCGAGACCTGCGCGCGTcggccgccgcgcccgccgcgcggGTCGTGGACCTGGCGTGGACCCCTCCGGCCAAGCCCAACGGAGTTATTACTG GCTACACGATAATGTACGCGCCGGCGGGCTCGGGCTCGGGGGAGTGGACCGTGCAGAAGGCGGAGGGCGAGCGGGCGCGCGCGCGCGTGGAGCGGCTGCGCGCGCGCACGACGTACTCCTTCAAGGTGCAGGCCAAGAACAGCAAGGGCGTCGGCCCCTTCTGTGCACCCATCTCATACACCACTGGTATTG ACACGGGCGGCGGTGGGCTGGCGGGTGCCACATCGGCGTGGCTGTGGGCGTCGGCAGGCGGCGCGTGCGCCGTGCTGGCTCTAGCGGCGGCGCTCGCACTCTCGCTATGTTGCCGCAAGGCGCCGCCACTGTCGCCACATACCAG CACGTACCAGAAGTCGTCAGCGTCGGCGGGCATCAAGCCCCCGGACCTGTGGATCCACCACGACCAGATGGAGCTCAAGCATCTCGACAAGAGTCTGCACAGCTCAGCTAGTAAGA TATCGGCCGGTAGCGTGGACGGTCCATCGGCGCTGGCCTCGTCCACGCTAACACTGACGCGCGCGCCCGCCGAGTACGAGCCGGCGCGCCACCCGCCGCCCGCCAGCCTCGACCGGAGACACTACGTGCCCACCTATGTCG ACCGACGGTCGCCATCTTGCGCGGGGTCGGATGAGACGGCGCCGCTGCGCGCGTCGCCCGCGCCGCGGTGCTGCAACGTTTGTGCTTATCGAC GTGCAGCGATGACGGGCATGGGCGTGGGCGTGGGCGTGGGCGCGGGCTGCGCGGCCAGCTGCGAGCGCCGCGCGCTGCGCCCGCCGCTCGGCCTGCCGCATCCCGAGCAG CAGGAGTGTTTCCAGAGCACGCCGCTGCTAGCGGGCGTGGCGCCGCTGTCGCCGCAGTCGTCGCTGGCGTCGCTGCACGCGCACGGGCACCCCGCGCATGCGCACAACACGCTGCCGCACACGCACTCGCTCGCGcacccgccgcccgcgccct GCGGCGGCGGCACGTGTCCGCTAGGCGCCGCTTGCGCACCCGTCGGCGGCACCACGCCGGCCGGCTCCGACATCTACGCGTGCGCGGCGCGCGAGAGGGGGCACTATGTCGCTTACGAACCGCTAGGACATTACACGCA TCGCGACTCAATGAGTAGCGAAGCCGGCGGCCTCAGTGGTGCCGGCGCCAGCGGGGCGGGGGGCTCTCTCGGCAGCGCgggggcgggcggcgcggggggGAGCCTGCAGCGCCGCGCGTGCGCCGGCCCGCTGCACAGCTTCGCCGACTCGCCGCACTCCACGCCGAGCCATGGCCCGG GTAGCGTGAGAGAGACGTCGCCGTACAAGAAGAGCAACAGTTCGTCGCCCGGACACATCCCCAATCGACTGCAGCTGG GTGGCAGCGTCGCACACTGCCCCGAAGAGTTGGAAGCGCTCACGCCGTCCCGCTCCACCGAGCGGCTGGCGAGAGAGATGCAGAACCTCGAGGGGCTCATGAAGGACCTGTCCGCCATCACGCAGCAGCAGTTCCACTGCTAG